The genomic stretch CAGGCGCACCAGGGTTTCAATCAACCGGTGGTTGTCACGTTGGTGCAGCCCAATTGAGGGCTCATCAAGCACATACAGCACGCCCACCAGCGACGATCCAATTTGGGAAGCCAAACGAATTCGTTGTGCCTCGCCGCCTGCCAAAGTGGCGGCCGAGCGGTGCAGCGACAGGTAGTCAAGGCCTACGTCTAACAAGAAACCCATGCGAGCGTTAATTTCTTTAACTACCCGCTCGGCGATCATGCGATCACGTTCACTTAGGTTCAATTCGTTTAGAACTTTGGCGGCTTCCCCAATCGACATCACCGATATTTCGTTGATGCTATGACCATCGATCGTCACCGCCAGCGACAATGGCTTTAGCCGGGCACCGCCACATTCTGGGCAGGGCACCTCACGCATGTAGCCCTCAATATGTTCCCGCTGATGATCTGACTCGGCTTCGGAATGGCGACGCTGCAGGTATGGAACAGCACCTTCGTAACGGGCTTCGTAGCTGCGTTGGCGGCCGTAGCGGTTCTTGTAGCTAACGTGAACCTTACCTTTAGCCCCATACAGCATTAGCTTTTGTTGAGCTTTAGACAGCTCGCTAAAGGACACGTCGGTGGGTATTTCGTTGTCATGCGCGACCGCTTCAATTAGACGTTTGAAATACGGGGTCCGCCCACCAGCAAAAGGTGCAATTGCCCCTTCTCCTAGTGAAAGATCGGGGTTAGGAACCACTAGTTCTGAGTCAACCTCGAAGCGAGTACCCAACCCGTCACAATGTTCGCAGGCACCATAGGGCGAGTTGAACGAGAAGTTGCGTGGTGCCAACTCTTCGAAGCTCAACCCGCAGGTGGGACAGGCTAAATGTTGACTAAAGGTTAGGGTTTCTTCCTCGACTTCTTCGTCGCGGGGCACGATATTAACCTCGGCTACCCCATCAGCCAGCCGCAGCGCGGTTTCTAACGAGTCGGTTAAACGTCGTTCAATGCCTTCACGTAGCACCAACCGGTCCACAATGACCTCGATGGTGTGCTGTTCGTAGCGGGCCAGTTCAATCGGTTCACCTAGCTCATGCACCACACCGTTCACCCGGGCACGGGCAAAACCTTGGCTTGCCAAATCAGCCATCAAGGTTTCATAGGTGCCTTTACGCCCTCGAACTACTGGGGCCAGCACCTGAAATCGGGTGCCTTCGGGGAGCGCCAAAATACGGTCAACTATTTGTTGTGGTGTTTGGCGGGCAATGGGGGTGCCATCTATCGGGCAGTGCGGAACGCCAATGCGGGCATACAACAGTCGCAGATAGTCGTAGACCTCGGTAATGGTGCCCACCGTGGAGCGAGGGTTGCGAGAAGCACTCTTTTGGTCAATTGAAATGGCCGGTGAAAGACCCTCGATAAAATCGACGTCGGGTTTGTCCATCTGCCCCAAAAACTGCCGGGCATAGGAAGAGAGCGATTCCACGTAGCGGCGTTGACCCTCGGCATAAATAGTGTCGAACGCCAATGACGATTTACCCGAGCCCGACAGCCCGGTGAACACAATCAGCTTGTTGCGGGGCAGCTCTAAAGAAACGTTGCGCAGATTATTTTCACGTGCCCCCCGAATAACGATGGAATCAATCACGCTACTCCTTTAGGGCCACAGCGTTAGGAGTGACGTTCATTTTGGGAATGTAGTCTTCGGTCACTAGCTCACTTTGTTCACCGCCAAGCAACGCCCGCAACTCGGTGCGACACGAGCTACAGGGTCCATACAGTCGTTCTGACACCTGGTTGTGGCAGCGGGGACATTCAAAGTCGCTAAGTTCGGTGGGTGGCTGAATTTGGCTGGGTGACATTACTCTTCCGTGCTGATGTCTTTGGCGTGGGTGGGGGTGCGCTTCAGAAAATTTCGCGCAGTTCTCGTTTTAGGTCTTTAATTTCGTCTCGAAGTCGCGCCGCATATTCAAAACGCAGCTCGGCCGAAGCTTCGGCCATTTCTTCTTCTAGGGTGCTAATTAGCCGTTCTAGTTCTTCGTGCGGCAGGTCTTGTACTTCTTGACGGATGCGTTCTTCTTCGCCGGGGCGACGTTTGCGGCGTTCGCTGTCGGGCACTGGGGCCGATTCTCCCGGACGCAGGTACGCCAGTATATCGGTTACTGCTTTGCGCACGGTTTGAGGGTTAATGCCGTGTTCTTCGTTGTACGCCACTTGTAGCTCGCGTCGACGATTGGTTTCTTCAATGGCACGTTCCATGGAGCCGGTTATCACATCGGCGTACATAATGACCCGGCCTTCCACGTTTCGTGCGGCTCGACCCATGGTTTGAATAAGCGAAGTTTGCGAGCGCAGAAAGCCTTCTTTGTCGGCATCTAATATGGCTACGAGTGAAACTTCGGGCAGGTCGAGGCCTTCACGCAGCAAGTTGATGCCCACCAACACGTCGAATTCGCCTAAGCGCAGATCACGTAGAATCTCAATGCGTTCCAAAGTGTCGATTTCCGAGTGCAAATAACGCACCCGCACCCCAAGCTCTAACAAGTAGTCGCTTAAGTCTTCCGCCATTTTTTTGGTGAGCGTGGTAACCAGCACCCGTTCACCTTTGGCGGCGGTGTCTTTAATGTTGTCGATTAGGTCATCGATTTGGCCTTCGGTCGGTTTCACCACCACTTGGGGGTCAACCAAACCGGTTGGGCGCACAATTTGTTCCACGATTTGGGTCGAATGTTCCAGTTCCCAGGGCCCGGGGGTGGCGGATAAGAAAATGCCCTGACCTACCCGTTCTAGGAACTCTTCGAAACGTAACGGCCGGTTGTCAGCGGCGGAAGGTAAACGAAAACCGTGGTCGATCAGGTTCAGTTTACGGCTGTGGTCGCCTTCGTATTGGCCGTGTAGCTGGGGCAGGGTTACGTGGCTCTCATCGAGCACTACTAAGAAGTCGTCGGGAAAGAAATCAAGCAGGGTGTAGGGCGGTTCGCCCGGTGAACGGCCATCAATGGGAGCCGAATAGTTCTCAATACCGTTGCAATAACCCAGCTCTTGAATCATCTCTAGGTCATATTGGGTGCGCATACGTAAGCGTTGGGCTTCTAGCAGCTTGCCTTCCGATTCGAACTGCGCCAAACGTTTTTGTAGCTCGTCTTCAATGCGACCAATGGCGGCCTGTAGGCGTTCGTCACCCGCTACGTAGTGGGTGGCCGGGAAAACATAAGCTTCTTCCAGGGTGCGCACCCGCTCCCCTGTTAGCGGGTCAACCTCGTACAACGATTCGATTTCGTCACCGAAAAACTCTATACGGAGCAGGGTTTCTTGGTAGGCAGGGTGAATTTCTAGGGTGTCGCCCCGCACCCGAAACTTGCCGCGCACCAGGTTCATGTCGTTGCGTTCATATTGCATGGAAACTAAACGGTGCAACACGTCGCGCTGATCGTGTTCTTCGCCTACCCGCACCACCAACAGCTGCTCTAAGTATTCAACCGGTGAACCCAAACCGTAAATGCAAGAGACCGAGGCCACCACAATCACGTCGCGCCGCGTCAAGAGGGCCGAGGTGGTGGAATGACGGAGCCGGTCGATTTCGTCGTTGACCGACGAGTCTTTTTCGATGTAGGTGTCGCTAGAGGCAATGTAGGCCTCGGGCTGGTAGTAGTCGTAGTAGCTAACGAAATACTCCACCCGGTTTTCGGGGAAGAACTCTTTGAACTCACTGGCCAGCTGGGCAGCCAGGGCCTTGTTGTGGGCGATGACCAGGGTGGGGCGCTGCACTTGTTCAATGGTCCAAGCAATGGTGGCACTTTTACCACTACCGGTAATGCCCACCAAGGTTTGGAAGCGGTGGCCTACGTTGAGCCCTTCAGAGAGTTCGGCTATGGCTTTGGGTTGGTCTCCCGCGGGGGCGAAATCCGAGACCATTTTGAATTCAGGCACGTGTATCAGCCTATTGGGTAATGCCCCTTCGGGTGCCCCTGAGGCCGGGGTATTACTGGTTGTGCTCCAAAGTTTGCAGCCAGGCCCAAAGGCGTTCCGCTTCGGCGTCAAGTTCGCCCATGCCATTTGAGTTGTTCACCACAAAATCGGCAATAGCCAGGCGTTCTTCCCGTGATATTTGGTTTTCTATTCGGGCACGGGCGTCGGCTTCGGCAAATCCCCGGTGTTCCACCAAACGAGCAATGGCCACCTCAACTGGGGTGTCAACCACGATCACATGGCTCATGTCGGGCCGTTTCTCGGTGAGGAGTGGAATGTCCATGACCACGATGGTGTCGGTCCCTTTGGCACTCTCAATTCGCGAGGCCATTTCTATAGCAACGGCGGGGTGCACAATATTATTTAGGTCTTCTAAGGCTGTTTTGTCGCTGAACACGATGGCGGCTACGGCCTGGCGATCAAGTTGGCCATCGGCACCCACAATGTCGGGGCCAAATCGTTCCACCATGGCTTCGAAAACAGCGGCACCTGGTTCTTGTAGTTCACGAACAATAGCGTCGGCGTCTATTAATAAAGCACCCTTGGCCACCAATCGTGATGACACGGAAGATTTACCTGAACCGATGCCCCCGGTTAACCCCACAACTAACATATTGTGCGAAACTATCAGCTTCTAGAACTTCGGTATAAGTTCTTACCCATCTGGCTATGAGTGCGTCTGAAGAATTTCTGGCTGACAACATATTAGAAGGCGAAATTGATCGCCTTATTCCCTTCAACGCCGCCATTTTGGTGGTGCGGTGGACAACCACCGTGGCGTGTTTGGCTTTGGCCGCTTCCCAATTAACGGAAAACCCGCCGTGGAGCCTGGTGTTTTGGGTGGTGGTGGTTATTTCATACACCGCTATTCGCACTCTTTCGCCTATTGCTTACACCGATGACATCCGCAGTTTGTTGGAAGTGCTGGGCGAGGTAGTGCTCTTGACGGTGGTGGTGGTGAGCACCGGTTTGTGGGAATCACCGTTCACCTTTGCTTTGGCGTCGGCCATTGTGGTGGCGGGTTTCGCACGTGGTTTCTCATTTGGTCTACGTATTGCGGTGGTCACGGCCCTAATTGTGGCTATTCCCGATGCTGCCCGCAGTAGTTTTGTGTGGCCCGAAGATGCCCGTGCTTCGTTGCAGTGGGCAGTGTTGTTAATGCTGGTGGCGGTGGTGGCGGGTTACGGCCGTATTGTTTCGGGAGAAGCTAACGCCGCACGTTCAGTAGCGCTCGATCGCCTGGGCCGTTTGGCTGATGCCAATGCCCTGCTGTTTTCGCTTCATCGGGTGGCGCAGAGTTTGCCAGCTTCGCTTGATTATGAAGAGGTGCTCGATTCCACCATTGCCCGCCTACGGGGCTTGTTAGAGTTCGACTCGGCCGTCATTCTAATTGCCGATGAAACTGACGGTAGCTGGATAGTGGCACGGCGCGAAGGGGTACGGCTGCCTGAGCGCCTTTACCGCACCGATATGCCTTTGGCCTTGTTGAACGTGGCCAAGACTAAAGAGATGGTTATTCGCAACCAGCTTTCTAATAGTCGTCCAGGCCTGGCACCTTCCATGGGTTCTGGTATTTATGCCCCGCTTATGGCCCGTAATTCGCTGATTGGCTTGGTGAGTTTGGAGCACACCAAAGAGGCTCATTTCACTAATCGTGATGTTGAGCTGATTGTAGGTTTTGTGGAACCGGTGGCTCTAGCTATCGACAACGCCCGCTGGTTTAACCGGCTTCGAACGGTGGGGGCCGATGAAGAACGCACCCGTATTGCCCGTGATCTGCACGACCGTATTGGCCAGTCGCTGGCCTATTTGGCTTTTGAACTAGACCGGATTATGTCGGCCAACGGCCGGGGTGATGATGTTACGGCGTCGCTTGATCAGCTGCGCAACGACATTCGAAGTGTGATCGGCGAGGTGCGCGACACTTTGTACGATTTACGCACCGACGTCTCGGATAACCAAGACATTGCCTCTACCCTTGATCAATTTATTCAGAGGGTAAAAGAACGTTCGGGTTTAGAAATAGCTTTGTTTGCCGATAGGGATACACGACTACCCATTATGCAGGAGCGGGAAATGTGGCGTATTGCCCAAGAATCCCTTATTAACGTAGAACGCCATGCCAATGCCAACGCTGTACAAGTGTTGTGGCGCTGTAATGGTAAAGCCGCCGCATTGGAAATTGCCGATGATGGTATTGGTTTCCCGGTCGGGAAGGCCGGTCGGCTTGATTCGTATGGGATTATGGGCATGCGCGAGCGTGCCGCTAGCATCGGAGCCACCCTCGACGTTATTTCCGGGGTCGGCGAAGGTACTAAGATTCGTTGTTATCTAGCGCCAAGGTGAGAAGCGGGATGGAATCGAACGCAAATATCCGATTATTGCTGGCAGACGATCACCGTATGCTTCGTGAAGGCTTGCGCCGTTCCATGACCGAACACGGTTTTAATGTGGTTGGCGAAGCTGCCGATGGCGTGCAAGCAGTTGAGTTTGCTGGAAACTTGCAACCCGATGTGATTTTGATGGATGTAACCATGCCCGAACTAGACGGCGTGGAAGCTACCCGTTTGGTGAAACAGGCTCACCCCAATATCCGGGTGGTAATGCTTACTATGCACGCCGACCAAGATGTTTTGGCTGCCGCTATTCGGGCTGGGGCCAGTGGCTATTTGGTGAAAGACTGCTCTACAGAAGAAATTGCATCGGCCGTGCGAGCCGCAGCTTCTGACAGTTCGAGTTTGTCGCCTGAGCTGGCTACTTCCATGTTGGATGAGGTTCGCAAGCTCGACACGCATGACACGCCTGAAGAAGAACGAGTGGTAAGCAAGCGTGAAGAAGAAGTGTTGCAGCTTATTGCCGATGGTTGCTCTACCCCAGAGGTGGCCGAACAGCTTTACATCAGCCAGAAAACGGTAAAGAACCATTTGGCTTCTATCTACCATAAGCTTGATGCCCGAGATCGTACCCAGGCCGTATTGCAGGCGGTAAGAATGGGCATTGTAAGCCTCGACTAAATACGTTATTAGCTTCGGTTTACGTAAATAGGCCGTCTGACCTATTTAGAAGTATGGCGTTTACGGCGATAATATGGTAATTAATTTATGGGCCTCATAGACGTGGGTGCCTAGACCAACCAAAGGGAGTCCAACCCAATGAAGACCCAATATAACTATCTGGCTGCCTGGCTTAAGGCCCACGCCAAGACCGACCGTGGTGCGTCGCTTGTAGAATACGCCCTCTTAGTGGCCCTTATTGCCGTCGTGGCTATCTTTGCTGTGAGCACCCTCGGCGGTAAGGTCAAATCGACCTTCTCCGATGTCAATGATCAGCTCGACACACCCTCCGAGATCACGCCATAACTGGGCACACTTTATTTGGTGATGCGGACATCAGGATAATGTTGCCAAGTCGCCGGATATAGTACAGGTTGGGGGATGGTCAGCCATGCACCTCAGCCTGTACTATATTATAATATTCATTGGACAGATCGAGCTGTCCGCCATAGATTCACCCCTTCAAGACCGCTGGACAACTAGAAGTCGCTTATACTGGTTAATAAGAAAACCTAAATAGCGTCGGTGCCCGGTGTGTCGTCTGGCAGTGGCCTTATTTTAGTGACACCTTATCATGTCACGTCGGCCGCTTGCCTGGCAATCAACCTAAGGTAATTACCCTCGTAATATATTGGTTTGCTAATCTGACTTTAGTCAGAAACCAGATATAACGTTGCCGGTAAATCTAGATGGCCCTTCTAACGTCGCTCAAATAGAACGAAGTGAGCGTCACTGGCTCTGCTCACTGGCCCTGTGGCTATTCGACCCGAATCAGTTAAATCTATAACCTGTTGCCAATCTGTATTACCGCCTAGAGCATGAGCAATGGGCGTCTCGCGTTCCGCCACTACATAATCAATTTGGTACTGATCCAAGGTCCGCCGCACATCTGATCCACGGTAAAGGCCAGTAAAACTATCAAGAATTGGCAGCGGGTAGACATCGAATCGATCGTCAAAAAAGGTGGTCCCCGTAGCTCCATAACGATAGTTAAGGTAGTTTCCTAGTCTGGCCGGATAGGCAAGCCGGACTTCAGGATTAGGTAATAATTCATGTTTCTCAAGATATATAATAATACTCATCGGATACTGCTTTAGGTTTAAGTCCGGTGACTTGATTACCCAAACCGCGATCGAAATTAATGAAAGCGCGGCCGCTCCAAGAAGAGGAACCGTTGACCGTAGTTTCTGCGACGCAGTGAAGCTGCCAAAACTAGGTGCAGCGTCCGCAAGAGCTATTGAAAAAAAGAGACCCGCCATCGGTACGTTTCTGACAGCCAGCAATGCCGCTGCAACCATAAGGCATACTGGCAAGACCTTGCTCCAGCGTTGCACCCAGGCATACGTGAGTGCGACCATCACCAAAACTAACTGGAAAAGATATATCTTCATCCATGAGGTGCTGAAATCGGGTGACTGCCACTCCTGAATGGCCTGAAAAGCTTGATTCCGCGCCAATAGCTGAAATGGAAACCACAGCAGTACACCTGGACGGGGCGTTATGAAGCCACCTATCACTATTCCAATAGCAACTAATGACAGCAGTTTCTTTTGGCGTGCGATATCGTCACCATCGAGCCACTTACCCATAGTGATAGCTAATAAGATTAGGATACCCATCGGGAATGACCCATGGCTATTAATCCAAATCCACATAAGCGGAATAGCCGTCCACAGTGGCCCATTGTCAACCAGGATGAGTATCGCCACGAACGCAACAAAGCCAACCATCAAGGGCCGCTCCACGAATCCAGGTGCGCAAACGGCAAAGCCAAGCGCTGCTATTGCTAAGCGCGGGATTAGGCTTTCTGCCGATTTAGTAAGGTGCCAAATGCCTAGGCCACCTAGACCAGCCAAGAATGCATGGAAGAATCGAATGCCAACTAGTCCAACCGTACTTTCCAGGCCAGCGTAAATTGTTGACACTAGCCAAGACTGGACCACCCACGGTTCGCCGAATGCTGTAAATGTAAATGGATCAGCACGAGGTATTGAGCGCGTATCCCAAATAATATGGCCGGTGGCTAAATGAGTGAAAAAGCTATTATCGCTTAGCTGTTTAGCCCCCGTAAGGGCTCCAGCTAACAGAAATAGCGAACCGATAGCCCAAACAAATGAGCCCCGCAAGTTTCTGGTCGTTCGCTCAAGCGAAGGCTTCACGAATATTGATGATGGCCGGACCGAGTACGACCACAAATAGAGCCGGGAAGATGCAGAACACCATCGGTATCATCATTTTTACTGGTGCTTTTTGTGCCCGCTCTTGAGCAAACTGACGCCGACGAATCCGCATTTCGTCGGCCTGGGAACGCAATACTCGGCCAATCGGTACACCAAAAGTATCGGCTTGCAGAATAGCCATCACAAATGACCGAATCTCTGGAATATCGGTGCGTTCATCTAACGCGCGCATTGCATCGGATCGCGTAGAACCAGCTCGGACTTCGCCCAACATGCGGCCAAACTCATCGGAAAGTGGCCCTGGCACGGAAGTAACCACTCGATCAATGGCTTGTTCGAAACCTAAGCCCGCCTCAACCGAGATGACCAGCAGATCCATAATGTCAGGCAACGTGGTACGCAGCATATACTGGCGTTCTTCTACTTGACGGTCGAGAATCGCATCGGGGCCGATAATTAACGCCAAAGTTAGCAACGCAAAAGCTGCGTGATGAACGGTACCGCTGAGATCAAGAGGGTTAAACCAGTAGTTGATGATAAAGACAACCGGTACAAGAACAACGGTGACTACTCGAATAGCTAAGAAACGATCAGCTTCCTGAGCCTCAGGTTTACCGGCACGAACCAGCTTTTGCTTCACCGTGTCTACGTAACCGACCGGGGTGTATCTACGCCCCAGACCAGTAAGCCCGCCAACGATGGGCTGCAAGGCGCGCTCAGCTAAGGGCACCAACAGTTCTTGGTCGCGGACGTTATCTATCTCGAAGCCATCTAACTGGCGTAACGATTCGCGTACAATGGCCTTATCTTCGGCTTGCCAAGCGACAGTTACGATTACAGCAGCAATAACGCCACCAAACATGATCACAATGGCCACTAGGGGTAGATCAAACATCGACTTCGATCACCTTCTTCATCCAATAAAAGCCACCGAGTGCTAACAGTGCTGCACCGACAAGCATGATATTGCCAACAGGGTCTTCAAAAAGTGTTCCGATGTAATCAGGGTTCAAAATCCACATGGCGACGCCCAGGGCCACAGGAAGAATTCCTAAAACAATACCGCTGATTCGACCTTCAGCCGTTAACGCATCAACGTCGCGGCGTAAACGCTCACGCTGCACCATGGTGTCGGCCACCGTGAGCAAAAGTTCGGCTAGATTACCGCCCACTTCTCGCTGTATACCAATAGCCAGAACGGCCCAGTCGAAATCTTTACTGGCCATGCGTTCGGCCGATGCTTCCATGGCCTCTTCTAGAGGTCGGCCCAAACGTGCTTCGGTAACAATACGGCGAAGCTCACGACCCATGGGCTCGGAAACCTCGACCGAAACCGCCTCTACCCCCTGCATGAGCGAATAACCGGCCCTCAAGGTTCCTGCCAGCATTTGTAGGGTGTCGGGCAGTTGGGCCTGGAAAGCCTTTTGGCGACGTGAAGCCAAGAAATTCACTACCGCGGGTGGAACAAGAATCATCATTCCGCCCACAATTAATGCCACCAAAGCATTTCCGCTTAGAGCCAAAATCGCCAGCAACAAAAGCACGGCGCCAGCAAGATAGAAGAACAATGCTTCGCCAGCCCGCAACGGCAGGTTGGCACGCTCTAACATACCCTCCACCTTGGTCAGCATGTTGCGCTGTTCGGCTAAACCCTCAGTGAGGTTTACGGCTCGTTTCAAAAAGGCGGTTTTAACAACCGAAGCCGTACCACCCTCTTCTTCATCGACAACGGGCGCCGGCCCTTCAACGTACGTGTCGATAATGTCGAGCGCACCCGGCTCGCGGGTAACCAAGGCCCCAATGGCATAAACCGCTAAAGCCACTGCGGCTAATACCAGCAAGAGGCCAATCCACAAGCCGTACTCGCCTAGGAAACCACCGCCGCTAGCGGTGGAAACACCCACAAATGTTAAAGCCGCCGGGCCGACCGAAAAACCACCGGTTA from Acidimicrobiia bacterium encodes the following:
- the uvrA gene encoding excinuclease ABC subunit UvrA; the encoded protein is MIDSIVIRGARENNLRNVSLELPRNKLIVFTGLSGSGKSSLAFDTIYAEGQRRYVESLSSYARQFLGQMDKPDVDFIEGLSPAISIDQKSASRNPRSTVGTITEVYDYLRLLYARIGVPHCPIDGTPIARQTPQQIVDRILALPEGTRFQVLAPVVRGRKGTYETLMADLASQGFARARVNGVVHELGEPIELARYEQHTIEVIVDRLVLREGIERRLTDSLETALRLADGVAEVNIVPRDEEVEEETLTFSQHLACPTCGLSFEELAPRNFSFNSPYGACEHCDGLGTRFEVDSELVVPNPDLSLGEGAIAPFAGGRTPYFKRLIEAVAHDNEIPTDVSFSELSKAQQKLMLYGAKGKVHVSYKNRYGRQRSYEARYEGAVPYLQRRHSEAESDHQREHIEGYMREVPCPECGGARLKPLSLAVTIDGHSINEISVMSIGEAAKVLNELNLSERDRMIAERVVKEINARMGFLLDVGLDYLSLHRSAATLAGGEAQRIRLASQIGSSLVGVLYVLDEPSIGLHQRDNHRLIETLVRLRDLGNTVLVVEHDEDTVRVADYVVDVGPGAGEHGGAVVYAGGVKGLLRSKESLTGQYLAGKKIIPVPEVRREPNKNWITIKGAREHNLKNVDVDIPLGCFVAVTGVSGSGKSTLVNDILYRALMQRIYKSRTPPGLHKSVEGIEHLDKVINIDQSPIGRTPRSNPATYTGVFDHVRKLFAQTQEAKVRGYMPGRFSFNVSGGRCEACSGDGTIKIEMHFLPDVYVPCEVCKGKRYNRDTLDITFKDKNISDVLEMSCEEALEFFSNQPAIARHMQTIVDVGLGYIRLGQPATTLSGGEAQRVKLASELAKRSTGHTIYILDEPTTGLHFEDIRRLLTVLSRLVDAGNTVLVIEHNLDVIKTADWLIDLGPEGGSGGGTIVVEGTPELVAKTPQSHTGRFLGPMLSA
- the uvrB gene encoding excinuclease ABC subunit UvrB, which encodes MVSDFAPAGDQPKAIAELSEGLNVGHRFQTLVGITGSGKSATIAWTIEQVQRPTLVIAHNKALAAQLASEFKEFFPENRVEYFVSYYDYYQPEAYIASSDTYIEKDSSVNDEIDRLRHSTTSALLTRRDVIVVASVSCIYGLGSPVEYLEQLLVVRVGEEHDQRDVLHRLVSMQYERNDMNLVRGKFRVRGDTLEIHPAYQETLLRIEFFGDEIESLYEVDPLTGERVRTLEEAYVFPATHYVAGDERLQAAIGRIEDELQKRLAQFESEGKLLEAQRLRMRTQYDLEMIQELGYCNGIENYSAPIDGRSPGEPPYTLLDFFPDDFLVVLDESHVTLPQLHGQYEGDHSRKLNLIDHGFRLPSAADNRPLRFEEFLERVGQGIFLSATPGPWELEHSTQIVEQIVRPTGLVDPQVVVKPTEGQIDDLIDNIKDTAAKGERVLVTTLTKKMAEDLSDYLLELGVRVRYLHSEIDTLERIEILRDLRLGEFDVLVGINLLREGLDLPEVSLVAILDADKEGFLRSQTSLIQTMGRAARNVEGRVIMYADVITGSMERAIEETNRRRELQVAYNEEHGINPQTVRKAVTDILAYLRPGESAPVPDSERRKRRPGEEERIRQEVQDLPHEELERLISTLEEEMAEASAELRFEYAARLRDEIKDLKRELREIF
- the coaE gene encoding dephospho-CoA kinase (Dephospho-CoA kinase (CoaE) performs the final step in coenzyme A biosynthesis.); its protein translation is MLVVGLTGGIGSGKSSVSSRLVAKGALLIDADAIVRELQEPGAAVFEAMVERFGPDIVGADGQLDRQAVAAIVFSDKTALEDLNNIVHPAVAIEMASRIESAKGTDTIVVMDIPLLTEKRPDMSHVIVVDTPVEVAIARLVEHRGFAEADARARIENQISREERLAIADFVVNNSNGMGELDAEAERLWAWLQTLEHNQ
- a CDS encoding histidine kinase, with translation MSASEEFLADNILEGEIDRLIPFNAAILVVRWTTTVACLALAASQLTENPPWSLVFWVVVVISYTAIRTLSPIAYTDDIRSLLEVLGEVVLLTVVVVSTGLWESPFTFALASAIVVAGFARGFSFGLRIAVVTALIVAIPDAARSSFVWPEDARASLQWAVLLMLVAVVAGYGRIVSGEANAARSVALDRLGRLADANALLFSLHRVAQSLPASLDYEEVLDSTIARLRGLLEFDSAVILIADETDGSWIVARREGVRLPERLYRTDMPLALLNVAKTKEMVIRNQLSNSRPGLAPSMGSGIYAPLMARNSLIGLVSLEHTKEAHFTNRDVELIVGFVEPVALAIDNARWFNRLRTVGADEERTRIARDLHDRIGQSLAYLAFELDRIMSANGRGDDVTASLDQLRNDIRSVIGEVRDTLYDLRTDVSDNQDIASTLDQFIQRVKERSGLEIALFADRDTRLPIMQEREMWRIAQESLINVERHANANAVQVLWRCNGKAAALEIADDGIGFPVGKAGRLDSYGIMGMRERAASIGATLDVISGVGEGTKIRCYLAPR
- a CDS encoding response regulator transcription factor is translated as MESNANIRLLLADDHRMLREGLRRSMTEHGFNVVGEAADGVQAVEFAGNLQPDVILMDVTMPELDGVEATRLVKQAHPNIRVVMLTMHADQDVLAAAIRAGASGYLVKDCSTEEIASAVRAAASDSSSLSPELATSMLDEVRKLDTHDTPEEERVVSKREEEVLQLIADGCSTPEVAEQLYISQKTVKNHLASIYHKLDARDRTQAVLQAVRMGIVSLD
- a CDS encoding Flp family type IVb pilin; the encoded protein is MKTQYNYLAAWLKAHAKTDRGASLVEYALLVALIAVVAIFAVSTLGGKVKSTFSDVNDQLDTPSEITP
- a CDS encoding type II secretion system F family protein — translated: MFDLPLVAIVIMFGGVIAAVIVTVAWQAEDKAIVRESLRQLDGFEIDNVRDQELLVPLAERALQPIVGGLTGLGRRYTPVGYVDTVKQKLVRAGKPEAQEADRFLAIRVVTVVLVPVVFIINYWFNPLDLSGTVHHAAFALLTLALIIGPDAILDRQVEERQYMLRTTLPDIMDLLVISVEAGLGFEQAIDRVVTSVPGPLSDEFGRMLGEVRAGSTRSDAMRALDERTDIPEIRSFVMAILQADTFGVPIGRVLRSQADEMRIRRRQFAQERAQKAPVKMMIPMVFCIFPALFVVVLGPAIINIREAFA
- a CDS encoding type II secretion system F family protein, with amino-acid sequence MKRLLGGIVAVITLLSLGLAQANAQQDSANGTGLAIRSVDSRSASAVQLVVDYAGPAADLASAELIENGQSVTPAAVEVVPGDANATVIVVDTSAAMEASGGMVQAREAASAYIRNRDPQERVAIVSLGGQAREVQRLTTDTDRLLVAVEGLAADGESALWDGLRSAARILENADTYQRNVVLVAGGSARGATISASQARGALVAAKASLYAVGLEGRGLDVGSVRAITQTVGGVYHGQENPTALGAAMEDVAQQISGQQLLTFASVNPSGPIDLVLKVGNSQATASYVTGGFSVGPAALTFVGVSTASGGGFLGEYGLWIGLLLVLAAVALAVYAIGALVTREPGALDIIDTYVEGPAPVVDEEEGGTASVVKTAFLKRAVNLTEGLAEQRNMLTKVEGMLERANLPLRAGEALFFYLAGAVLLLLAILALSGNALVALIVGGMMILVPPAVVNFLASRRQKAFQAQLPDTLQMLAGTLRAGYSLMQGVEAVSVEVSEPMGRELRRIVTEARLGRPLEEAMEASAERMASKDFDWAVLAIGIQREVGGNLAELLLTVADTMVQRERLRRDVDALTAEGRISGIVLGILPVALGVAMWILNPDYIGTLFEDPVGNIMLVGAALLALGGFYWMKKVIEVDV